In one Acidobacteriota bacterium genomic region, the following are encoded:
- a CDS encoding arsenite methyltransferase, producing the protein MAQTLKDEIKAKYGAAATQARAGGRASCGCGCAPSGTSDPITADLYDRAEAGSVPAEALAASLGCGNPTALAALAPGETVLDLGSGGGIDVLLSARRVGPTGKVYGLDMTDEMLELARANQARAGVENVEFLKGEIEHVPLPDASVDVIISNCVINLSSDKRRVLAEAFRVLKPGGRFAVSDVVVRGDVPAAIRRSIELWVGCVAGALGEHEYRTLLETAGFVDVDIEPWRVYRVDEARDFLTAAGIDVEALGEQVDGKFASAFIRARRPA; encoded by the coding sequence ATGGCTCAGACACTGAAGGACGAGATCAAGGCGAAGTACGGCGCCGCCGCCACCCAGGCGCGCGCCGGCGGCAGGGCGTCGTGCGGCTGCGGCTGCGCGCCGAGCGGGACCAGCGACCCGATCACCGCCGACCTCTACGATCGCGCCGAGGCGGGCAGCGTGCCCGCCGAGGCCCTCGCCGCCTCGCTCGGTTGCGGCAACCCCACCGCCCTCGCCGCGCTCGCTCCCGGCGAGACGGTGCTCGATCTCGGCTCGGGCGGCGGCATCGACGTCCTGCTCTCGGCGCGGCGCGTCGGACCGACGGGCAAGGTCTACGGCCTCGACATGACCGATGAGATGCTCGAGCTCGCCCGGGCGAACCAGGCCCGCGCCGGCGTCGAGAACGTCGAGTTCCTCAAAGGGGAGATCGAGCACGTCCCGTTGCCCGACGCGTCGGTCGACGTGATCATCTCCAACTGCGTGATCAACCTGTCGAGCGACAAGCGCCGCGTGCTCGCCGAGGCCTTCCGCGTGCTGAAGCCCGGCGGCCGCTTCGCCGTGTCGGACGTCGTCGTGCGGGGCGACGTGCCCGCGGCGATCCGGCGGAGCATCGAGCTGTGGGTCGGCTGCGTCGCCGGCGCGCTCGGCGAGCACGAGTACCGGACCCTGCTCGAGACGGCCGGCTTCGTCGACGTCGACATCGAGCCGTGGCGGGTCTACCGCGTCGATGAGGCGCGCGACTTCCTGACGGCCGCCGGCATCGACGTCGAGGCGCTGGGTGAGCAGGTCGACGGAAAGTTCGCGAGCGCGTTCATCCGCGCGCGACGGCCAGCCTGA
- a CDS encoding winged helix-turn-helix domain-containing protein, protein MDRQLDRLEAVFKALADTTRLRILRLLSAGEVCVCDIHDSLRLPQSKTSRHLAYLRREGLVETRRDGLWVYYRLATPADPVERTLMDAALHCLTHVPATMRDRRRLVRLAGLDPAEPPAAGATAFACCSRASRPRQGSRSSADISA, encoded by the coding sequence ATGGACCGACAGCTCGATCGGCTCGAAGCAGTCTTCAAGGCGCTGGCCGACACGACCCGGCTGCGCATCCTGCGGCTGCTCTCGGCGGGAGAGGTCTGCGTATGCGACATCCACGACAGTCTGAGGCTGCCGCAGTCCAAGACGTCGAGGCACCTGGCGTACCTCCGCCGGGAGGGCCTCGTCGAGACGCGCCGCGACGGCCTCTGGGTCTACTACCGGCTGGCCACGCCCGCCGACCCGGTCGAGAGGACGCTCATGGACGCGGCCCTGCACTGCCTGACGCACGTCCCGGCCACGATGCGCGACCGGCGGCGGCTGGTGCGCCTGGCCGGCCTCGACCCGGCCGAGCCGCCCGCGGCCGGTGCCACGGCCTTCGCCTGCTGCAGCCGCGCGAGCCGGCCGAGGCAGGGTTCCAGGAGCTCAGCCGATATATCTGCATAA
- a CDS encoding response regulator, protein MPHALRVLIVVDHPEARALVRLELERTLPGCDVIEAGDEPGFARALESQRFGVVITEWQLAWSDGIDVFRRVTACAPECPVVVCTSHGSEHAAAEALKAGFADYVVKSPAELWRLAPAVRHARQHAARTAARRLAEERTAFLADVTSLLASSLDVEALVRELARVVVPGLADYCFVDLVAEDGGIRRVAAHHGGQEAHGVPSAAGCGGAPVDANRGLGASVIFRGEPAYVRVVDEDSLRRLAADVPELDLVRRLRTTSFVGVPLIARDRTLGALSLAYASSGRHYTPGDVVFAEDLARRAGLAIDNARLYRDSERARAEIARLTTDLQRRVDELQTLLDVIPIGIGIADDPECRRIRVNPAFARSLSIGIDENASLSAPDAERPAFRVVRDGAPVAPDDLPMQYAARTGREVRDIELDVQHPDGTRVTLYEYASPLFDEHGRVRGAVGAFLDITARKRAEERLRLLERASVALNASLDFDETVTQVAALVVPFLADWCAIDLVDADGRLVRRGAAHAEPGHDVSLRSHEAAFPFLDASPFHPSRIILDKRPQVTRAVTRTWLEQHVACVHLAAASAYGLSSVLVTPLLGKHRALGALSLFSRQPRYRDDDVALAEELSLRLALALDNARLYEEAREANRLRDEFLATVSHELRTPLNAMLGWAHLLRTGALSAETTTRALEAIERNATAQTLLIDDLLDVARVVSGKLRLSPDTVDLPALVRSAVDAFRPAATAKRLTLALHFTGSVSSIAGDGDRLRQVCWNLLSNAVKFTPEDGRVDVEVRREADSVEIAVRDTGVGISPAFLPHLFERFRQADASTTRQHGGLGLGLSIVRHLVELHGGRVRAESRGLGHGAVFTVVLPTSRADGPPPFRPVAVAGRLAVSGSQGLLAGTRLLAVDDESDARELLHAILTAAGARVTVAASGAEAFAAFRREPPDALVADLGLPDEDGYALLRRIRALPPADGGTAPAIALTAFARGSDRAESLAAGFDLHLTKPVDPDELCAAVADLVASRRIG, encoded by the coding sequence ATGCCCCACGCCCTGCGCGTGCTGATCGTCGTCGACCACCCCGAGGCGCGCGCCCTCGTCCGCCTCGAGCTCGAGCGAACCCTGCCCGGATGCGACGTCATCGAGGCGGGCGACGAGCCCGGGTTCGCCCGTGCGCTCGAATCGCAGCGGTTCGGGGTCGTCATCACCGAATGGCAGCTCGCGTGGAGCGACGGCATCGACGTCTTCCGCCGCGTCACCGCGTGTGCGCCCGAGTGCCCGGTGGTGGTCTGCACCTCGCACGGCAGCGAGCACGCCGCGGCCGAGGCGCTGAAGGCCGGCTTTGCCGACTACGTGGTCAAGTCGCCGGCGGAGCTGTGGCGGCTCGCGCCGGCCGTGCGCCACGCACGCCAGCACGCGGCGCGGACCGCGGCGCGGCGCCTCGCGGAAGAGCGCACGGCGTTTCTCGCCGACGTCACGAGCCTGCTCGCCTCGTCGCTCGACGTGGAGGCGCTCGTCCGCGAGCTCGCCCGGGTCGTGGTGCCGGGCCTTGCCGACTACTGCTTCGTCGACCTCGTGGCCGAGGACGGCGGCATCCGCCGGGTGGCGGCACACCACGGCGGCCAGGAGGCACACGGCGTACCGAGCGCTGCCGGCTGCGGCGGAGCGCCCGTCGACGCCAATCGCGGCCTCGGCGCCTCGGTCATCTTCCGCGGCGAGCCGGCCTACGTCCGCGTGGTCGACGAAGACAGCCTGCGTCGGCTGGCGGCCGACGTTCCGGAGCTCGACCTGGTGAGACGGCTGCGCACGACCTCGTTCGTCGGCGTACCGCTCATCGCCCGAGACCGGACGCTCGGCGCGCTGTCGCTGGCCTACGCCTCGTCGGGACGGCACTACACGCCGGGCGACGTCGTGTTCGCCGAGGACCTGGCGCGCCGCGCGGGGCTCGCGATCGACAACGCGCGCCTGTACCGCGACTCCGAGCGCGCGCGCGCGGAGATCGCCCGGCTCACGACCGACCTGCAGCGCCGCGTCGACGAGCTGCAGACGCTGCTCGACGTCATTCCGATCGGTATCGGCATCGCCGACGACCCCGAGTGCCGGCGCATCCGGGTCAACCCCGCGTTCGCCCGGTCCCTCAGCATCGGCATCGACGAGAACGCGTCGCTCAGTGCCCCGGACGCGGAGCGGCCGGCCTTTCGTGTCGTGCGCGACGGCGCACCCGTCGCACCCGACGATCTGCCGATGCAGTACGCGGCGCGGACGGGCCGCGAGGTGCGCGACATCGAGCTCGACGTGCAGCATCCCGACGGCACGCGCGTGACGCTCTACGAGTACGCCTCTCCGCTCTTCGACGAACACGGGCGCGTGCGAGGGGCGGTCGGCGCCTTCCTCGACATCACCGCACGCAAGCGCGCCGAAGAGCGCCTGCGCCTGCTCGAGCGCGCGAGCGTCGCGCTCAACGCCTCGCTCGACTTCGACGAAACGGTGACGCAGGTCGCCGCGCTCGTGGTTCCCTTCCTCGCCGACTGGTGCGCCATCGACCTGGTCGATGCGGACGGCCGGCTCGTGCGCCGCGGTGCGGCCCACGCCGAGCCGGGCCACGACGTCTCGCTCCGGTCCCACGAGGCGGCGTTCCCGTTCCTCGACGCCAGCCCGTTCCACCCCAGCCGAATCATCCTCGACAAGCGCCCGCAGGTGACGCGGGCCGTGACGCGCACGTGGCTCGAGCAGCACGTGGCGTGCGTCCATCTGGCCGCGGCGAGCGCCTACGGCCTCAGCTCCGTGCTGGTGACGCCGCTGCTCGGCAAGCACCGTGCCCTGGGCGCACTCTCGCTATTCTCCCGGCAGCCGAGATACCGCGACGACGACGTCGCGCTCGCCGAGGAGCTGTCGCTGCGCCTCGCCCTGGCGCTCGACAACGCGCGACTCTACGAGGAGGCCCGCGAGGCGAACCGGCTGCGCGACGAGTTCCTCGCGACGGTGTCGCACGAGCTGCGTACGCCGCTCAACGCCATGCTGGGCTGGGCCCACCTGCTGCGCACCGGCGCCCTGTCGGCCGAGACGACGACCCGGGCGCTCGAGGCCATCGAACGCAACGCGACGGCCCAGACCCTCCTGATCGACGACCTGCTCGACGTGGCCCGCGTCGTGTCGGGCAAGCTCCGCCTGTCACCGGATACCGTCGACCTGCCCGCGCTCGTCCGCAGCGCCGTCGACGCGTTCCGGCCGGCCGCCACCGCGAAGCGCCTCACGCTGGCGCTCCACTTCACGGGTTCCGTCTCGTCGATCGCCGGCGACGGCGATCGGCTCCGGCAGGTGTGCTGGAACCTGCTGTCGAACGCCGTCAAATTCACGCCGGAGGATGGGCGCGTCGACGTCGAGGTCCGGCGCGAAGCCGACTCGGTCGAGATCGCCGTACGCGACACCGGCGTCGGCATCTCCCCCGCGTTCCTCCCGCACCTGTTCGAGCGCTTCCGGCAGGCCGACGCCTCGACCACCCGTCAGCACGGCGGCCTCGGCCTCGGCCTCTCGATCGTCCGTCACCTGGTGGAGCTGCACGGCGGGCGGGTCCGCGCCGAGAGCCGGGGGCTCGGCCACGGCGCCGTGTTCACCGTCGTGCTGCCCACATCGCGCGCCGACGGGCCACCGCCGTTCCGTCCCGTCGCGGTCGCTGGCCGTCTGGCCGTGTCAGGCTCGCAAGGCCTGCTGGCCGGCACGCGCCTGCTGGCCGTCGACGACGAGTCAGACGCCCGTGAGCTGCTGCACGCCATCCTGACGGCGGCGGGCGCGCGCGTGACCGTCGCCGCGTCGGGCGCCGAGGCGTTCGCCGCCTTCCGCCGCGAGCCACCCGATGCCCTCGTGGCCGACCTCGGCCTGCCCGACGAGGACGGGTACGCGCTCCTGCGCCGGATTCGCGCCCTGCCGCCGGCCGACGGCGGTACCGCGCCGGCCATCGCGCTCACCGCGTTCGCTCGCGGGTCGGACCGCGCCGAGAGCCTGGCCGCCGGCTTCGACCTGCACCTGACGAAACCCGTCGATCCCGACGAGCTCTGCGCGGCGGTGGCCGACCTGGTCGCCTCGCGCCGGATCGGGTGA
- a CDS encoding hemerythrin family protein: MSDAPSSVPTTGLAAIDGEHRLQARLIEAIERALSEGRGGAEVETLLDQLVELTNVHFLTEQLLMRFHSYPFYEAHVAEHDTLISHIQKVRDSHRAGDAKLGLETLRAIRDWHHGHVGGMDRTLAEFVVSQPARPPAD; this comes from the coding sequence ATGAGCGACGCGCCTTCTTCCGTTCCGACGACCGGCCTGGCCGCCATCGACGGCGAGCACCGTCTCCAGGCGCGGCTGATCGAGGCCATCGAGCGTGCCCTGTCGGAGGGGCGCGGCGGCGCCGAGGTCGAGACGCTCCTCGATCAGCTCGTGGAGCTCACCAACGTGCACTTCCTCACGGAACAGCTGCTGATGCGCTTTCACAGCTACCCGTTCTACGAGGCGCACGTCGCCGAGCACGACACGCTCATCTCGCACATCCAGAAAGTCCGCGACAGCCACCGGGCGGGCGACGCGAAGCTCGGCCTCGAGACGCTGCGGGCGATCCGCGACTGGCACCACGGGCACGTGGGCGGCATGGACCGCACGCTGGCCGAGTTCGTGGTGTCGCAGCCGGCGCGTCCGCCCGCAGACTGA
- a CDS encoding carbon starvation protein A, protein MNILLPVFAALVAFWVALRFYPRFIARVFGEDDRNPPPSVALADDRDFVESRSHVVFAQHFAAIAGAGPIVGPTLALAFGWQPVWLWIVLGGIFFGAVHDMSVLFTSVREKGSTIAAIARRTLGPVGYLLNLVVLIFVLTIINAIFLNLSVTALTSTYPLAALGLGEGQTLLNTATEGGVVVARIGGIATTSVFVITACAPLIGWMIRRRQLPVRTAYVIAFAVAVTSVVLGFRFPITLDGDTWRYVMTTYIFVACWVPVWLLLQPRDFTNVQILYGGVLLVGVSVVIGGLAHGVTIQAPAFDLAAGEAALRATIWPILFITVACGAISGFHSLVASGTTVRQMPRESDARRIGYGAMILESLLAVLVLMAVASMLSQREYLDIVYPADRPSNPILGFALGTGRLVNQAMPFVPVAVATVFGILMIEGFVVTTLDTAVRLCRYLIEEFWNVVCAGAAPAWLRSPLTNTALAVALMFAFAVSSTVRQMWPVFGAGNQLLAALALTTVSVWLVQRARRHAFALVPAVFMVATTLAALVLLVRANFAPGGNQILGLTAGSLFVLALGVVVVGVSRFSQAVQAHASNGRATGGALH, encoded by the coding sequence ATGAACATCCTCCTCCCGGTCTTCGCGGCCCTGGTCGCGTTCTGGGTCGCGCTCCGCTTCTACCCGCGGTTCATCGCGCGGGTGTTCGGCGAGGACGACCGCAACCCGCCACCCTCGGTCGCCCTCGCCGACGACCGCGACTTCGTCGAGAGCCGCTCGCACGTCGTCTTCGCGCAGCACTTCGCGGCCATTGCCGGCGCGGGGCCGATTGTCGGGCCGACGCTGGCGCTGGCCTTCGGCTGGCAGCCCGTCTGGTTGTGGATCGTCCTCGGCGGCATCTTCTTCGGCGCGGTCCACGACATGTCGGTGCTCTTCACGAGCGTGCGCGAGAAGGGGAGCACGATCGCCGCCATCGCGCGGCGGACGCTCGGCCCGGTGGGGTACCTGCTCAACCTCGTCGTCTTGATCTTCGTCCTCACCATCATCAACGCGATCTTCCTGAACCTGTCGGTCACCGCGCTGACGTCGACCTACCCCCTCGCGGCCCTCGGCCTCGGCGAGGGACAGACACTCCTGAACACGGCCACGGAGGGCGGCGTCGTGGTGGCCCGCATCGGCGGCATCGCGACGACCTCGGTGTTCGTCATCACGGCGTGCGCGCCGCTCATCGGCTGGATGATCCGTCGCCGCCAGCTGCCGGTCCGCACGGCGTACGTGATCGCGTTCGCCGTCGCCGTCACCAGCGTGGTGCTCGGCTTCCGGTTCCCGATCACGCTCGACGGCGACACGTGGCGGTACGTGATGACGACGTACATCTTCGTCGCCTGCTGGGTGCCCGTGTGGCTGCTGCTCCAGCCGCGCGACTTCACCAACGTCCAGATCCTCTACGGCGGCGTGCTGCTCGTGGGCGTGTCGGTCGTCATCGGCGGCCTCGCGCACGGGGTGACCATCCAGGCGCCGGCCTTCGATCTGGCGGCGGGCGAGGCGGCGCTGCGCGCGACGATCTGGCCGATCCTCTTCATCACGGTCGCCTGCGGCGCCATCAGCGGCTTTCACAGCCTCGTCGCGAGCGGCACCACCGTGCGGCAGATGCCGCGCGAGAGCGACGCGCGCCGCATCGGGTACGGCGCGATGATCCTCGAGAGCCTGCTGGCGGTGCTGGTCCTGATGGCCGTGGCATCGATGCTCTCCCAGCGCGAGTACCTCGACATCGTCTACCCGGCCGATCGGCCGTCGAACCCCATTCTCGGCTTCGCCCTGGGCACCGGCCGGCTGGTGAACCAGGCGATGCCGTTCGTGCCGGTCGCGGTGGCCACGGTGTTCGGCATCCTCATGATCGAGGGGTTCGTCGTCACGACGCTCGACACGGCCGTGAGGCTCTGCCGGTACCTGATCGAGGAATTCTGGAACGTCGTGTGCGCCGGGGCGGCCCCCGCGTGGCTGCGGAGCCCACTGACGAACACCGCGCTGGCCGTGGCGCTGATGTTCGCGTTCGCGGTCAGCTCGACCGTGCGACAGATGTGGCCCGTCTTCGGTGCCGGCAACCAGCTGCTCGCCGCGCTCGCGCTGACGACGGTGTCGGTCTGGCTCGTACAGCGGGCCCGGAGGCACGCCTTCGCGCTCGTCCCGGCCGTCTTCATGGTCGCCACGACGCTCGCCGCCCTCGTGCTGCTCGTCCGGGCCAACTTCGCGCCCGGAGGGAACCAGATCCTCGGGCTCACCGCCGGGTCGCTCTTCGTCCTCGCCCTTGGCGTGGTCGTCGTCGGGGTGTCGCGGTTCAGCCAGGCGGTGCAGGCCCACGCGAGCAACGGCCGGGCGACGGGCGGCGCCCTGCACTGA
- a CDS encoding thiamine pyrophosphate-binding protein, with translation MTRTGGDLVADVLLRQGVETIFTLCGGHISPILVASAARGLRVIDTRDEATAVFAADATSRLTGIPGVAAVTAGPGATNTITAVKNAQLAASPLVLLVGATATILRGRGSLQDIDQMALFRPHVSWAASARSVGELVPLVEEAFRRAQHGVPGPVVVECPVDLLYDENVVRQWYGVDAPARGSIGGAVRRWYLQRHLDRLFRDAARSSPAAVPGPPGRQTASDANVARVARWLERAERPVLVVGSQALVAPREASALADAVGSLGMPTFLSGMARGLLGRGHPLQLRHQRKQALREADVVCLAGVPCDFRLDYGRHIAAKATLVTVGRDRHELRKNRRPTLGIEADPDLLLRALASRRVASGRWARWLDLLRARDEAREVEIDERSLTPVDPVNPIWICQEIERHLGDDSVVVADGGDFVATASYIVQPRRPLSWLDPGVFGTLGVGAGFGIGAAAARPDSEIWLLFGDGAVGFSLAEFDTFVRHRLPVIAVVGNDAKWAQIAREQVEILASDVATRLARTDYHRVAEAFGAAGFLIDRPETAGDVFEAAKAVAREGRPVLVNVHLGETDFRKGSISI, from the coding sequence ATGACCCGCACTGGCGGCGACCTCGTCGCCGACGTGCTGTTGCGGCAGGGCGTCGAAACGATCTTCACCTTGTGCGGCGGGCACATCTCCCCGATTCTCGTCGCTTCGGCCGCGAGGGGCCTGCGTGTCATCGACACACGCGACGAGGCGACCGCGGTCTTCGCGGCCGATGCCACGTCGCGGCTGACGGGCATCCCCGGGGTCGCCGCCGTGACCGCCGGGCCTGGGGCCACGAACACGATCACCGCGGTGAAGAACGCCCAGCTCGCCGCGTCACCGCTTGTGCTGCTCGTCGGCGCCACGGCGACGATCCTCCGTGGACGGGGATCGCTGCAGGACATCGACCAGATGGCGCTCTTCCGTCCCCACGTGTCGTGGGCCGCCTCGGCGCGCTCGGTCGGCGAGCTCGTGCCGCTCGTCGAAGAGGCCTTCCGTCGCGCGCAGCACGGCGTGCCCGGTCCGGTCGTTGTCGAGTGTCCGGTCGACCTGCTGTACGACGAGAACGTGGTGCGGCAGTGGTACGGCGTCGATGCGCCCGCCAGGGGGTCGATTGGCGGTGCCGTACGCCGCTGGTACCTGCAGCGGCACCTCGATCGGCTGTTCCGCGACGCGGCCCGGAGCTCCCCGGCAGCGGTGCCGGGACCGCCGGGCCGGCAGACGGCGTCCGACGCGAACGTCGCGCGCGTCGCGCGGTGGCTCGAACGCGCGGAGCGCCCGGTCCTGGTCGTCGGCAGCCAGGCCCTCGTCGCGCCGCGCGAGGCGTCGGCGCTCGCCGACGCGGTCGGGTCGCTCGGCATGCCGACGTTCCTGTCCGGCATGGCGCGGGGCCTGCTCGGTCGCGGGCATCCGCTGCAGCTGCGGCACCAGCGCAAGCAGGCGCTGCGCGAGGCCGACGTCGTCTGCCTCGCGGGGGTCCCCTGCGATTTCCGGCTCGATTACGGCCGTCACATCGCCGCGAAGGCGACGCTCGTGACGGTGGGCCGCGACCGGCACGAGTTGCGGAAGAACCGGCGGCCGACCCTCGGCATCGAGGCCGACCCTGACCTGCTGCTGCGCGCACTCGCGTCGCGCCGGGTCGCGTCGGGGCGCTGGGCACGCTGGCTCGACCTGCTCCGGGCCCGAGACGAGGCGCGGGAGGTCGAGATCGACGAGAGGTCGCTCACGCCGGTCGATCCGGTCAACCCCATCTGGATCTGTCAGGAGATCGAGCGTCACCTCGGCGACGACAGCGTCGTCGTCGCTGACGGCGGCGACTTCGTCGCGACCGCGTCGTACATCGTGCAGCCCCGGCGCCCGTTGTCGTGGCTCGATCCCGGCGTGTTCGGCACGCTCGGTGTCGGCGCCGGTTTCGGGATCGGGGCGGCCGCGGCCAGGCCCGACAGCGAAATCTGGCTGCTCTTCGGCGACGGGGCCGTTGGCTTCAGCCTGGCCGAGTTCGACACGTTCGTGAGGCACCGGCTGCCGGTCATCGCCGTCGTCGGTAACGACGCGAAGTGGGCACAGATCGCGCGGGAGCAGGTCGAGATCCTCGCAAGCGACGTCGCCACGCGCCTGGCGCGGACCGACTATCACCGGGTCGCCGAAGCCTTCGGCGCGGCCGGCTTCCTGATCGATCGCCCGGAGACGGCTGGAGACGTGTTCGAGGCCGCGAAGGCCGTCGCCCGCGAGGGCCGGCCGGTGCTCGTCAACGTGCACCTCGGCGAGACCGACTTCCGGAAAGGGTCGATCTCGATCTGA
- a CDS encoding MATE family efflux transporter, with translation MSRAVWKLAWPTMLQNMIGGLQGVVDHVMVGHFVGYTGNAAIGVSWQIFLVVFVFIASLYTGMGVLVARFAGADDSERVNRVVHQAFLTSVALALLVVAPVGYFAAPSLLVLVNAAPEVQAEALPYLRIMFTFCSGMLVFFMLGGALRAAGDARTPLRLGVMMTALNIVFNVILIRGLGPVPAFGTQGAAMGTVMASALASGFGLWLLATGALVVRPPRPLSMRPEWHVISQLFKFGLPAGLQGVAMNVAGVLLLRFIGSLPRSAEAQAAYAVGYTELFTFLTWTSVGLMGATAAVAGQNLGAGRPDRAFDAPKVAARIGLLIAGVLGAAFVFVPRVLLGLFGMTDPAVLDLGTELLRYLAVSGFFVTVALVYTGALQGTGDTRSPLYISIVSQIGVPLGVCWGLQATVGLTSIHIWSAIVLGHFTRCVLTVWRFRQGHWRDIHVDVGPARAEVRESSAGGNG, from the coding sequence GTGTCGCGGGCCGTCTGGAAGCTCGCCTGGCCGACGATGCTGCAGAACATGATCGGCGGGCTCCAGGGCGTGGTCGACCACGTGATGGTCGGTCACTTCGTGGGTTACACGGGCAACGCGGCCATTGGCGTCAGCTGGCAGATCTTCCTGGTGGTGTTCGTCTTCATCGCCTCGCTCTATACGGGCATGGGCGTGCTCGTCGCGCGGTTCGCCGGCGCCGACGACAGCGAGCGGGTGAACCGGGTGGTGCACCAGGCGTTTCTCACGTCGGTGGCGCTCGCGCTGCTGGTCGTCGCCCCGGTGGGGTACTTCGCGGCGCCGTCGCTGCTCGTGCTGGTGAACGCCGCTCCGGAGGTGCAGGCCGAGGCCCTGCCCTACCTGCGGATCATGTTCACGTTCTGCTCGGGCATGCTCGTCTTCTTCATGCTCGGCGGTGCGCTGCGGGCCGCGGGCGACGCGAGGACGCCGCTGCGGCTCGGCGTCATGATGACCGCGCTGAACATCGTGTTCAACGTCATCCTGATCAGGGGCCTCGGGCCGGTGCCGGCCTTCGGCACGCAGGGTGCCGCGATGGGGACGGTCATGGCCAGCGCCCTGGCGAGCGGTTTCGGCCTGTGGCTGCTCGCGACGGGCGCGCTGGTGGTTCGGCCGCCGCGGCCGCTGTCGATGCGTCCCGAATGGCACGTCATCTCGCAGCTCTTCAAGTTCGGGCTGCCGGCCGGGCTCCAGGGCGTGGCGATGAACGTCGCCGGCGTCCTGCTGCTGCGCTTCATCGGCTCGCTGCCGCGGAGCGCCGAGGCGCAGGCCGCCTATGCCGTCGGCTACACCGAGCTCTTCACGTTCCTGACGTGGACGTCGGTTGGCCTCATGGGGGCCACCGCCGCCGTGGCAGGGCAGAACCTCGGGGCAGGAAGGCCCGACCGTGCGTTTGACGCGCCCAAGGTCGCCGCCCGGATCGGCCTGCTGATTGCAGGCGTGCTCGGGGCCGCCTTCGTGTTCGTGCCGCGGGTCCTGCTCGGCCTCTTCGGGATGACCGACCCGGCCGTGCTCGATCTCGGCACGGAGCTGCTTCGCTACCTGGCCGTGTCCGGGTTCTTCGTGACGGTCGCGCTGGTCTACACGGGCGCCCTGCAGGGCACGGGCGACACGCGCAGCCCGCTCTACATCTCCATCGTGTCGCAGATCGGCGTGCCGCTCGGCGTGTGCTGGGGACTTCAGGCGACGGTCGGCCTGACGTCGATCCACATCTGGTCGGCGATCGTGCTTGGTCACTTCACGCGGTGCGTGCTGACCGTGTGGCGGTTCCGCCAGGGGCACTGGCGCGACATCCACGTCGATGTCGGACCGGCCCGGGCGGAAGTCCGGGAGTCGAGCGCAGGAGGGAACGGATGA
- a CDS encoding SDR family NAD(P)-dependent oxidoreductase produces the protein MHGAVAGVLDSLLDRTIVFSFDRTGYRRHAARFVPGDLDVDLSGKVAIVTGANAGLGYEIALGLARLGATVRLVCRHATRGEAALQRLADEARHPHLRLDVVDVSSLAAVRAYVASLDAAQVDVLVNNAGVLLDELSFTEEGLERTLATNLVGPFLLTELLLPKLARSADARVVQVSSGGMYSERLDVAALESAGVRRFDGVAAYARTKRAQVVLNELWAERHAAFPITWSAMHPGWADTPGVRTSLPRFRLVTQHILRTPAEGADTAVWLSACRRLRGESGYFWFDRTRQPTHLWSRTREPAEEREVFWRALERWANLA, from the coding sequence ATGCACGGTGCCGTGGCCGGCGTGCTCGACTCGCTGCTCGATCGGACGATCGTGTTCTCGTTCGACCGAACCGGGTACCGCCGTCATGCCGCCCGTTTCGTTCCCGGAGACCTCGACGTCGACCTGTCCGGCAAGGTCGCCATCGTGACCGGAGCCAACGCCGGTCTCGGTTACGAGATCGCGCTCGGCCTGGCCCGTCTCGGGGCGACGGTGCGTCTCGTCTGCCGCCACGCTACGCGCGGTGAGGCGGCGCTGCAGCGGCTGGCGGATGAGGCCCGCCACCCTCATCTGCGGCTCGATGTCGTCGATGTCTCGAGTCTCGCGGCAGTGCGCGCGTACGTCGCCTCGCTCGACGCCGCCCAGGTCGATGTGCTGGTCAACAACGCGGGAGTGCTCCTCGACGAGCTGTCGTTCACCGAGGAAGGGCTCGAGCGGACGCTCGCGACCAACCTGGTCGGGCCATTCCTGCTGACGGAACTGCTGCTGCCGAAGCTCGCGCGGTCTGCCGACGCCCGCGTCGTACAGGTGTCCTCCGGGGGAATGTACTCTGAACGGCTCGACGTCGCGGCCCTCGAGAGCGCCGGCGTGCGACGGTTCGACGGCGTCGCGGCCTACGCGCGCACGAAGCGGGCGCAGGTGGTCCTCAACGAGCTGTGGGCCGAGCGCCACGCCGCGTTTCCCATCACCTGGAGCGCGATGCACCCCGGCTGGGCCGACACGCCGGGCGTTCGCACCTCGCTGCCCCGCTTCCGCCTGGTGACCCAGCACATCCTGCGCACCCCCGCCGAGGGAGCCGACACGGCGGTCTGGCTGTCGGCGTGTCGCCGTCTGCGCGGTGAGAGCGGGTACTTCTGGTTCGATCGCACCCGTCAACCCACGCACCTCTGGTCGAGGACCCGCGAGCCGGCCGAGGAGCGCGAGGTCTTCTGGCGGGCGCTCGAGCGCTGGGCGAATCTCGCCTGA